Proteins from a genomic interval of Providencia stuartii:
- the pilM gene encoding pilus assembly protein PilM, whose amino-acid sequence MYSQKWNIGIDLFQTTIRLVAAKQTRKRWYLCECWQQNIPNEISGQSENDKRDILQEILIQWRRKLPKNCHVSIAFSSLRTLKQQVPLPEQVTLKQPELGWYLQTRAEKLFPLNSEELVIDYRVINNCAYLNGVRKSEIIFWQNLLHESGFLLAAIDVAPCVLRYIARHAGIPDESWLLHYRQGEWLWSGPVSQPASYNQIQENERSTLSQMISQLQEENTALKLPFYYIGDHHQAQTIQSWNLLQAFHHHTAKIPHQLGEFVIAAGLALRHKDNEHVSS is encoded by the coding sequence ATGTATTCACAAAAATGGAACATCGGCATCGACCTTTTTCAAACAACGATCCGGCTTGTTGCCGCAAAGCAAACCCGCAAACGCTGGTACTTATGTGAATGTTGGCAACAAAATATCCCGAACGAAATCAGCGGCCAATCTGAAAATGACAAACGTGATATCCTACAAGAAATTTTAATACAATGGCGTCGGAAATTACCTAAAAATTGTCATGTCTCAATCGCTTTTTCCTCCTTACGGACACTCAAACAGCAAGTTCCCCTACCTGAGCAAGTCACATTAAAGCAACCTGAGTTAGGTTGGTATCTACAAACCCGTGCTGAAAAACTTTTTCCGCTTAATTCAGAAGAGTTAGTTATCGACTATCGAGTGATTAACAACTGTGCTTATTTAAATGGTGTTCGTAAGTCTGAAATCATTTTTTGGCAAAACTTGTTGCATGAAAGTGGTTTCTTACTGGCCGCTATCGATGTTGCGCCTTGTGTTTTACGTTATATTGCGCGACATGCTGGGATACCGGATGAAAGCTGGCTATTACATTATCGGCAAGGGGAGTGGCTATGGTCAGGCCCTGTCAGTCAACCCGCGAGTTATAACCAAATTCAAGAGAATGAGCGTTCAACACTCTCACAAATGATTTCTCAACTCCAAGAAGAAAATACCGCGCTGAAGCTTCCTTTCTATTATATCGGTGATCACCACCAAGCTCAGACAATACAATCATGGAACTTATTACAGGCTTTCCATCATCATACCGCTAAAATCCCTCACCAGCTGGGGGAGTTTGTTATCGCAGCAGGGTTAGCACTACGCCATAAGGATAATGAACATGTATCAAGTTAA
- a CDS encoding PilN domain-containing protein — MYQVNFLPWRQQKMAAKKRYCVVLCLFQSFFVIVCMIYFSAQQQLELRQRQITKTQLTQQVTHNQQHIQLVTEKHIQLTKWQRYQESLARQAQRNSLRLSILHKLPELTPPKSWLAHFSLTDKHFEIAARSYDPHDIHQLITRLENSPLLQKIQLIKMERSEKINYLHLSANYLEGTDE, encoded by the coding sequence ATGTATCAAGTTAATTTTTTACCTTGGCGACAACAAAAAATGGCAGCTAAAAAACGCTATTGTGTAGTGTTATGCCTCTTTCAAAGTTTTTTCGTCATCGTGTGCATGATTTATTTTTCAGCGCAACAGCAGTTGGAACTGCGACAACGACAAATCACTAAGACACAACTTACCCAGCAGGTCACACACAATCAGCAACATATTCAACTGGTTACAGAAAAACACATACAGCTCACCAAGTGGCAACGCTATCAAGAGAGCTTAGCTCGACAAGCACAACGTAACTCATTAAGGCTAAGTATCTTGCATAAACTGCCAGAACTCACGCCACCCAAAAGCTGGTTAGCGCATTTTTCACTCACAGACAAACATTTCGAGATAGCGGCAAGGAGTTATGATCCTCATGATATTCACCAGTTAATCACGCGATTAGAAAACAGCCCATTACTACAAAAAATACAGCTCATAAAAATGGAGAGGTCAGAAAAAATTAATTACCTACATTTGAGCGCGAACTATTTGGAAGGTACAGATGAATGA
- the trpS gene encoding tryptophan--tRNA ligase, whose amino-acid sequence MSEPTEKQKQTQKPIVFSGAQPSGELTIGNYMGALRQWVQMQDDYDCIYCIVDQHAITVRQDPDELRKRTLDTLALYLACGIDHQKSTIFVQSHVPQHAQLSWALNCYTYFGELSRMTQFKDKSARHSENINAGLFDYPVLMVADILLYQTNKVPVGIDQKQHLELSRDVAQRFNAIYGDIFTVPDPFIPTGGGARVMALQDPTKKMSKSDENRNNLIALLEDPKGAAKKIKRAMTDSEEPPRVIYDIENKPGVSNLLDILSGITGKSIPELEAEFAGQMYGHLKGAVAEAVAGMLTTLQERYHHFRNDEALLNKIMDEGATKAAARAQETLDKVYQAIGFVKRPQL is encoded by the coding sequence ATGAGTGAACCCACTGAAAAACAAAAGCAAACCCAAAAACCTATCGTATTCAGCGGCGCGCAGCCTTCCGGTGAATTGACCATCGGTAACTACATGGGTGCGCTACGTCAGTGGGTACAAATGCAAGATGATTACGACTGCATCTATTGTATCGTTGACCAACATGCCATTACAGTACGCCAAGATCCAGACGAGCTCCGTAAAAGAACACTCGATACATTAGCACTCTATCTTGCTTGCGGCATCGACCATCAAAAAAGCACTATTTTTGTCCAATCTCATGTTCCACAACATGCACAACTCAGCTGGGCACTGAACTGCTACACCTATTTCGGCGAATTAAGCCGTATGACTCAGTTTAAAGACAAATCAGCGCGCCATTCAGAGAACATCAACGCGGGTCTGTTTGATTACCCAGTATTAATGGTGGCCGATATCCTGCTATATCAAACCAACAAGGTTCCTGTTGGGATTGACCAAAAACAGCATCTTGAATTGAGCCGCGATGTCGCTCAGCGTTTTAACGCGATTTATGGTGATATCTTCACTGTTCCAGATCCGTTTATTCCAACAGGTGGCGGCGCTCGAGTAATGGCATTGCAAGATCCAACGAAGAAAATGTCTAAGTCGGATGAAAACCGCAATAACCTGATCGCTCTACTCGAAGATCCAAAAGGTGCTGCGAAGAAAATTAAGCGTGCAATGACCGATTCAGAAGAGCCACCTCGTGTTATTTATGATATCGAAAATAAACCTGGGGTCTCAAACCTGCTAGATATTCTGTCAGGCATTACAGGTAAAAGTATTCCTGAACTTGAAGCTGAATTTGCAGGCCAGATGTACGGTCATCTAAAAGGAGCGGTTGCTGAAGCGGTAGCAGGTATGTTGACAACCCTGCAAGAGCGTTACCACCACTTCCGTAATGATGAAGCTTTGCTCAACAAAATTATGGATGAAGGTGCAACCAAAGCAGCAGCACGTGCCCAAGAAACATTGGATAAAGTGTATCAAGCGATTGGTTTTGTAAAACGCCCTCAACTGTAA
- the aroK gene encoding shikimate kinase AroK, translated as MAEKRNIFLVGPMGAGKSTIGRQLAQQLNMEFFDSDHEIEKRTGADVSWVFDLEGEEGFRDREEKIINELTEKQGIVLATGGGSVKSKETRNRLSARGVVVYLETTIEKQLSRTQRDKKRPLLQVDEPAREVLEKLASERNPMYEEIADITIHTDEQSAKVVASQIIELLEKN; from the coding sequence ATGGCAGAGAAACGCAATATCTTTCTGGTTGGACCGATGGGTGCCGGCAAAAGTACTATTGGTCGTCAATTGGCTCAACAGCTTAATATGGAGTTTTTTGACTCTGATCACGAGATTGAAAAACGTACAGGCGCAGATGTAAGCTGGGTCTTTGACCTAGAAGGCGAGGAAGGCTTCCGCGATCGCGAAGAAAAAATCATCAATGAGCTTACCGAAAAACAAGGCATCGTGCTCGCAACAGGTGGCGGTTCAGTAAAATCGAAAGAAACTCGCAATCGCCTATCCGCTCGTGGTGTTGTTGTGTATCTCGAAACCACTATCGAGAAGCAGTTGTCTCGAACTCAACGTGATAAAAAACGTCCACTATTACAGGTAGACGAACCTGCACGTGAGGTTCTCGAAAAACTGGCATCTGAACGCAACCCAATGTATGAAGAGATCGCTGATATCACTATTCATACTGATGAGCAAAGTGCCAAAGTTGTGGCGAGCCAAATCATCGAGCTGTTAGAAAAAAACTAA
- the dam gene encoding adenine-specific DNA-methyltransferase: MKKTRAFLKWAGGKYPLVEDIKKHLPQGDCLIEPFVGAGSVFLNTSYDAYVLADINSDLINLYNTVKYRTDSFIGEVRQIFTPEFNTAEQYYLKREEFNQSTDPIKRSVLFLYLNRHCYNGLCRYNSRGEFNVPFGRYKKPYFPEEELLWFAEKAQKATFVTQHYESTLLSAPSGSVVYCDPPYAPLSETANFTAYHTNAFSAQEQQNLARLAHYLSSDRKIPVLISNHDTPATREWYHQAKLHIVKVRRTISRNILNRNKVNELLALYNEEPALKLPKKTDKTSTKRLSSGVE, encoded by the coding sequence ATGAAAAAAACACGCGCTTTTTTGAAATGGGCTGGCGGTAAATACCCTCTAGTGGAAGATATTAAAAAACATCTTCCACAGGGTGATTGCTTGATCGAGCCCTTTGTAGGGGCAGGCTCTGTTTTTCTAAACACCAGCTATGACGCTTATGTCCTAGCGGATATCAACAGTGACCTAATTAATCTCTACAATACGGTAAAATACCGGACTGACTCTTTTATCGGGGAAGTTCGTCAGATCTTTACGCCTGAATTTAATACTGCTGAGCAGTACTATCTGAAGCGTGAAGAATTTAACCAATCTACAGACCCTATCAAACGTAGTGTATTATTTTTATATCTGAATCGTCATTGCTACAATGGTCTATGCCGTTACAATTCACGTGGTGAATTTAACGTTCCATTTGGCCGTTATAAAAAGCCTTACTTTCCAGAAGAAGAGCTACTGTGGTTTGCCGAAAAGGCTCAAAAAGCCACCTTTGTCACTCAACACTACGAAAGTACACTCTTGTCGGCACCATCAGGTTCCGTGGTTTACTGTGACCCACCGTATGCCCCATTGTCTGAAACGGCAAACTTTACGGCATACCACACCAATGCATTCAGTGCGCAAGAACAACAAAATCTTGCTCGCCTAGCGCATTATTTGTCTTCAGATCGCAAAATTCCGGTTCTGATTTCAAATCATGACACGCCAGCAACCAGAGAGTGGTATCATCAGGCTAAATTACATATAGTCAAAGTGCGTCGAACAATCAGTCGAAACATACTTAATCGTAATAAAGTCAATGAACTATTGGCATTATATAATGAAGAACCCGCACTAAAATTGCCAAAAAAAACGGATAAGACAAGCACCAAACGCCTTTCGTCCGGCGTGGAATGA
- a CDS encoding phosphoglycolate phosphatase — protein sequence MTQPRLENIKAIAFDLDGTLVDSAAGLSEALDRALEEQGFPPAGKERVSIWVGNGADIMIDRALTWAGATITPKLHSATRESFDKFYATSVTTGSELFPEVKATLEKLAQHGLPMAIVTNKPTPFIAPLLKKLAIDSYFSLVLGGDDVKEKKPHPAPLYLTMGKLGLRKEELLFVGDSRNDIIAAKSAQCPSVGLTYGYNYGESIALSEPDCVLTHFSDILPTIGLSDTK from the coding sequence ATGACACAACCGCGTTTAGAAAATATCAAAGCCATCGCGTTTGATTTAGATGGTACTCTCGTTGACAGCGCTGCTGGGCTGTCAGAAGCGTTAGACCGCGCCCTAGAAGAACAAGGCTTTCCACCCGCTGGAAAAGAGCGTGTTTCAATTTGGGTAGGTAACGGCGCTGACATCATGATTGACCGCGCCTTAACCTGGGCGGGAGCAACGATAACTCCCAAGCTCCACAGCGCCACTCGCGAAAGCTTCGATAAATTCTATGCAACTTCTGTCACAACAGGCAGCGAGTTATTTCCTGAAGTCAAAGCAACACTGGAAAAACTCGCTCAGCACGGCTTACCGATGGCTATTGTGACCAATAAACCAACCCCATTTATCGCCCCTTTACTGAAGAAGTTAGCCATTGATAGCTATTTTTCTCTGGTTCTTGGCGGTGATGATGTGAAAGAAAAAAAACCACACCCAGCTCCACTGTACCTGACCATGGGCAAGCTGGGTTTACGTAAAGAGGAATTGCTTTTTGTCGGTGATTCCCGTAATGATATTATTGCCGCAAAAAGCGCACAATGCCCTAGCGTTGGCTTAACTTATGGTTATAACTACGGTGAATCCATCGCACTGAGCGAACCTGACTGTGTATTAACACACTTTTCAGATATCCTGCCTACTATCGGTTTATCTGACACAAAATAA
- the aroB gene encoding 3-dehydroquinate synthase — translation MEKITVTLDERSYPITIAPGLYNQPDAFWPLKAGQRAMVVTNETLAPIYLDKVTQALKAIGVTVDSIVLPDGEQYKSLFIMNDVFTALLEKHHNRDTTLIALGGGVIGDLTGFAAASYQRGVRFIQVPTTLLSQVDSSVGGKTAVNHPLGKNMIGAFYQPASVIIDLDCLKTLPKRELASGLAEVIKYGIILDGEFFSWLEENIDALMALDNQTMAYCIRRCCELKAQVVAADEKETSGLRALLNLGHTFGHAIEAHMGYGVWLHGEAVAAGMVMAAKTAERIGTFTAQQTQRIITLLERAQLPVTGPEQMQPDDYLPHMLRDKKVMGGKLHLILPTTIGHAEMRSDVETQVVQDAISSCLP, via the coding sequence ATGGAAAAAATCACTGTTACGTTGGATGAACGTAGTTATCCAATCACTATTGCCCCTGGTCTTTACAACCAACCAGATGCTTTTTGGCCTCTTAAAGCAGGTCAACGAGCCATGGTCGTGACCAACGAAACACTTGCGCCCATCTATCTCGATAAAGTCACGCAAGCCCTTAAAGCAATAGGAGTAACAGTCGATTCCATCGTTCTACCTGATGGTGAACAATACAAATCGTTGTTCATTATGAACGATGTATTCACTGCATTACTTGAAAAACACCATAATCGCGATACCACCCTCATTGCTCTTGGTGGGGGAGTTATCGGTGACCTAACAGGTTTCGCTGCGGCAAGCTATCAGCGTGGTGTACGCTTTATTCAAGTCCCCACGACGTTACTGTCACAAGTTGACTCTTCCGTTGGTGGTAAGACTGCGGTTAACCATCCATTAGGTAAAAATATGATCGGGGCATTTTATCAACCCGCCTCTGTCATCATTGACCTTGATTGTTTAAAAACGCTACCAAAGAGAGAGCTTGCCTCTGGTCTCGCCGAGGTCATCAAATATGGCATCATTCTTGATGGTGAGTTTTTTAGCTGGTTAGAAGAAAATATCGATGCCTTGATGGCATTAGATAACCAAACAATGGCTTACTGCATTCGTCGTTGTTGTGAATTAAAAGCGCAAGTGGTCGCTGCTGATGAAAAAGAAACCAGCGGGTTAAGAGCATTACTTAACCTCGGTCATACTTTTGGCCACGCCATTGAAGCACATATGGGCTATGGTGTCTGGCTGCATGGTGAAGCCGTTGCTGCGGGTATGGTCATGGCAGCGAAAACAGCAGAACGCATAGGAACATTCACAGCGCAACAAACACAGCGCATCATTACGCTGTTAGAACGTGCACAATTACCCGTTACCGGCCCAGAGCAAATGCAACCCGATGACTATTTACCTCACATGCTAAGAGATAAAAAAGTCATGGGCGGAAAATTGCATTTGATCTTACCAACCACCATCGGACATGCAGAAATGCGTTCAGATGTTGAAACACAAGTCGTTCAAGATGCAATATCTTCCTGTTTACCCTAA
- the rpe gene encoding ribulose-phosphate 3-epimerase produces MKDFLIAPSILSADFARLGEDTAKVLAAGADIVHFDVMDNHYVPNLTFGAPICKALRDYGITAPIDVHLMVKPVDRIIPDFAKAGANHISFHVEASEHVDRTLQLIKEHGCTAGLVFNPATPLSHLEYVMDKVDMILLMSVNPGFGGQSFIPHTLTKLRQVRKMIDESGYDIRLEIDGGVKIDNIAEIAAAGADTFVAGSAIFGQPDYKAVIDQMRKELQKVSQ; encoded by the coding sequence ATGAAAGATTTTCTCATTGCCCCATCTATTTTATCTGCAGATTTTGCCCGTTTAGGCGAAGATACCGCAAAAGTACTGGCAGCTGGTGCAGATATTGTGCACTTTGATGTTATGGATAACCACTATGTTCCTAACCTCACTTTCGGCGCACCGATTTGTAAAGCTCTGCGTGATTACGGTATCACCGCTCCGATTGATGTTCACTTGATGGTTAAACCTGTCGACAGAATTATTCCTGATTTTGCCAAAGCTGGCGCAAACCACATCAGTTTTCATGTGGAAGCCAGTGAGCACGTCGATAGAACACTGCAACTGATTAAAGAGCACGGTTGTACCGCGGGTTTGGTTTTCAACCCAGCAACACCATTGAGCCACCTAGAGTATGTGATGGATAAAGTAGACATGATCCTACTCATGTCGGTAAACCCAGGATTTGGTGGCCAATCTTTTATCCCTCATACACTAACTAAATTGCGCCAAGTCCGTAAAATGATTGATGAAAGCGGTTATGATATTCGCTTGGAAATCGATGGTGGCGTGAAAATTGATAATATTGCCGAAATTGCTGCTGCGGGTGCCGACACCTTTGTTGCAGGCTCTGCAATTTTTGGTCAACCCGATTACAAAGCCGTCATTGATCAAATGCGTAAGGAATTACAAAAGGTATCTCAATGA
- a CDS encoding 3-oxoacyl-ACP reductase family protein, translating into MLFKNKSAFVQGGSRGIGAAIVKQFAQAGASVAFTYASSADKAEALVAEIEHFSGNVLAIKANSAHEKEIKAAITQAASTFGSLDILVNNVGILELGTLDSLSLEAFDRSYYLNVRSLFIASQAALEVMNNNGRIIHIGSINAQRMPFEGGSAYAMSKAAIVGLTKGMARDVASRGITVNNIQPGPVNTDMNPEQGEFAESLKQIMALKRYASADEIASFVTYLASPAAAYITGANLNIDGGFSI; encoded by the coding sequence ATGTTATTCAAAAATAAATCTGCTTTTGTTCAAGGTGGGTCGAGAGGTATCGGTGCTGCTATCGTCAAACAATTTGCTCAAGCGGGTGCCAGTGTCGCTTTTACCTACGCCTCTTCTGCTGATAAAGCTGAAGCTTTAGTGGCCGAGATTGAACACTTTTCAGGTAATGTGTTGGCAATCAAAGCAAATAGTGCTCATGAAAAAGAAATAAAAGCCGCCATCACACAAGCTGCCAGCACTTTTGGTAGCCTTGATATCTTAGTTAACAACGTTGGTATTTTAGAACTCGGCACGTTGGATAGTTTGTCATTAGAAGCGTTCGATCGTTCCTATTATCTCAATGTTCGTAGCCTGTTTATTGCTAGCCAAGCAGCATTAGAAGTGATGAATAATAATGGGCGTATCATTCATATTGGTAGCATTAACGCACAAAGGATGCCCTTTGAAGGCGGTAGTGCTTATGCAATGAGTAAAGCAGCTATCGTAGGACTGACTAAAGGGATGGCGCGTGATGTCGCTAGTCGAGGTATTACTGTGAATAATATCCAGCCAGGTCCTGTCAACACAGACATGAATCCCGAACAAGGGGAGTTTGCAGAGAGTCTAAAACAGATCATGGCGTTAAAACGTTATGCCAGCGCCGACGAAATCGCAAGTTTTGTCACCTATTTAGCTAGCCCAGCTGCGGCTTATATCACGGGGGCAAATTTAAATATTGATGGTGGATTTAGCATCTAA
- a CDS encoding secretin N-terminal domain-containing protein, giving the protein MNNKLLFVVTILLISLKVTAQEMRDPFIPLLKEANGNETVLISAKSTPQKIAAPLVEKLFTLNSVSADTALQQLQQTHTALLSNEGFATSHSITNSLVIKDTAIRLKLIEDWLKQLDVPKQQVQITAHIISSSRTALQELGLEWGMLSGSPNNKRYQRYNRYDSTQGQFKFNLLRLGEGLLELKLNALEKENLLSIIASPRLMASHKHPASIQQGTEIPYVTSTEKTTNVQFKDAVLGMEVTPTLSRGDQVELLLKISHNSPDTALTTSESNYLAINKQEIATSVTIRNNETLILGGIFQQKQEKTETGFPFLSDIPLLGKLFTSTGKHIDRRILVVFITPKLISI; this is encoded by the coding sequence ATGAATAATAAATTGCTTTTTGTGGTCACCATTCTTTTGATTTCATTGAAGGTTACAGCACAAGAGATGCGCGACCCCTTTATCCCTCTCTTAAAAGAAGCGAATGGCAATGAAACGGTATTAATCTCAGCAAAAAGTACACCGCAAAAAATTGCGGCGCCACTTGTCGAAAAACTTTTTACATTAAACTCGGTCAGTGCAGATACAGCCCTGCAACAGTTACAGCAGACGCACACCGCTTTATTATCAAATGAAGGCTTCGCAACCAGCCATTCTATTACCAATAGCTTAGTGATCAAAGACACGGCAATACGCCTAAAATTGATTGAAGACTGGCTAAAGCAATTAGATGTCCCTAAGCAACAAGTTCAAATCACGGCACATATCATCAGCAGTAGCCGAACAGCTCTGCAAGAACTCGGTTTAGAGTGGGGAATGCTGTCAGGAAGCCCTAATAATAAACGCTATCAACGTTATAACCGATATGATTCAACTCAGGGACAATTCAAATTTAACCTACTGCGACTGGGTGAAGGTTTGTTAGAGCTAAAGCTGAACGCATTGGAAAAAGAAAATTTACTTTCTATTATTGCGAGTCCTCGTTTGATGGCATCACATAAGCATCCAGCGAGTATTCAGCAAGGCACAGAGATCCCCTATGTGACCAGTACTGAAAAGACAACTAACGTACAATTCAAAGATGCCGTTTTGGGAATGGAGGTCACCCCCACCCTTTCACGCGGTGATCAGGTTGAATTATTACTGAAAATTAGCCATAACTCGCCGGATACCGCCCTTACAACAAGTGAAAGCAACTATTTAGCGATCAACAAACAAGAAATCGCTACATCCGTCACGATCCGCAATAATGAAACACTCATACTTGGTGGGATTTTCCAACAGAAGCAAGAGAAAACAGAAACAGGTTTCCCTTTTTTATCAGACATCCCTCTTCTAGGAAAATTATTTACTAGTACGGGTAAACATATTGACCGTAGAATTCTTGTGGTTTTTATCACGCCAAAGCTTATCAGTATCTAG
- a CDS encoding SPOR domain-containing protein: MDEFKPDNQPQAQNDLRPDASDRPTGRSRPSPAAKPKLTLSRQHIMIGVGVLVLLLLIIAISSALKAPTEHERQQATTSSSNERNIDLSGSSSLSANQGQQGQTQEINVPSVNPTPTQGTQQQPQNGYGERIEIPGDVADALNQGQTLNQGAQNTPAQNIAPPPVVQTPPASKPQTTPVKPEKPQTKPVETKQPVQTKQPAKTTTANNAQSGNLMSAPAGNYTLQLSSASRSDTLEAFAKQHKLNNYKVYKTIRNGQTWYVLIHGNYRSVNEAKSAIATLPAEVQAKKPWVRNMKQVQQDQK; the protein is encoded by the coding sequence ATGGACGAATTTAAACCAGATAATCAGCCTCAAGCACAGAATGATCTGCGGCCTGATGCATCCGACCGTCCAACTGGTCGTAGCCGCCCATCACCAGCAGCAAAACCCAAATTAACACTATCACGTCAGCATATCATGATCGGTGTTGGTGTTTTAGTTTTGTTATTACTGATTATCGCCATTAGCTCAGCCTTAAAGGCGCCAACGGAGCATGAAAGACAGCAAGCGACGACGTCCTCATCGAATGAGCGTAACATCGATTTATCAGGTTCCTCGTCGCTCAGTGCTAATCAGGGTCAACAAGGACAAACACAAGAAATTAATGTCCCCTCTGTGAACCCAACCCCAACACAGGGTACTCAGCAGCAACCACAAAATGGTTATGGTGAACGAATTGAGATCCCAGGTGATGTTGCCGATGCTTTGAATCAAGGACAAACACTTAATCAAGGCGCCCAAAATACACCTGCACAGAATATCGCACCACCACCAGTGGTTCAGACGCCACCTGCATCAAAACCACAAACTACGCCGGTGAAACCTGAGAAACCACAGACAAAACCTGTAGAAACCAAACAACCTGTTCAGACTAAGCAGCCAGCAAAAACCACAACAGCAAATAACGCTCAAAGTGGTAATTTAATGTCTGCTCCAGCAGGTAACTATACATTACAGTTAAGCAGTGCAAGCCGCTCAGATACATTAGAAGCTTTCGCTAAACAACATAAACTCAATAACTATAAAGTTTATAAAACAATCCGTAATGGGCAAACTTGGTATGTTCTGATCCACGGAAACTATCGTTCTGTTAATGAAGCTAAAAGCGCTATTGCGACTTTACCAGCAGAAGTTCAAGCGAAAAAACCATGGGTTAGAAATATGAAGCAAGTTCAACAGGATCAAAAATAA